The stretch of DNA CCGACGCCTTCAACATCGGGTAAACCGAAGCAAACACCAACATCGACGCAAGGTACGCTAGAAAACCCGAATCTCGAATGAAGCAAAGTGCTATCCCGCAAGCAATCAGCACCAGCGAACCGACGATTGCTTGAATGGCTGCACTTAGACCGGTCGGCTCCACAGTCGTACTCATTTGAAAACCAGCTTCGTCATATTGCCGACGATACAACCATGCGATTGCCATGAAGTGCGGGTACTGCCAAGCGACCAAAATACCAACGAGCAACCAACCACTGGCGTCACTAAGTGCACCGCCGCATGCCGTATACCCGATCAACACAGGCAAAGCGCCCGCGATCGCGCCGACGGTCGTGTTCCAGGACGTGCGAGTTTTCATCGGTGTATAAACGACGACGTAAGTCAACCAAGTCACAACGCCGCACATCGCCGGGACCATTCCAAAGAACTGCCAAAGGATCGTCGTGCCGATGATTCCAATCGCGGCCGTGAATGTCATCGCCGCGGTAAGTGACATGCGTCCGGAAGGTAACGGACGAGATGCCGTTCGCGTCATTTCTTGGTCAATGACACGTTCCCAAACTTGATTTGCTGCGCCCGCACTGCCAGCCACCATTCCGGTTCCGATCAACAACCAAACAAGCGACATTGCAGGAACGAATCCGCCCGCTCCCATTAACGCCGTTGCGACCGTGGTCACTAAGATCATCGTGACAATGCGTGGCTTTGTCAGCTCGACAAAATCCTTCGCGATGGCTTTGGCCGACATCTTTACTCGCGATTGAGTGGATGCAAAATCGCTCGACGTCGTCTCTTCTTGCAAAGTGCCCTGCCCTACCAACACCATTTTCTCGGCCGACGAATGTCCCGTCGTTAGCTCGTCGGCCATCAAAAGATCGGTCGCCATAAGGTAGAGGTAAAGTTGGGGGAAAAGAGGTAGCGAGTTTAAGTAGTTGCCAATTCGGAAACGTCATCCGCGGTATCACGCGGACGCTGCGATGAATGGGAAAGCGAGGAATGATCTAGTGTCGATTGACGATAACGATGCCTGAGCAATCGAACCCACAACATGGTCGATACCGCCAAAATCAGCGACCCCGTCGCGACATGGGCCGTCACGATGATCGAGTCGACAAATCCCTTCGCACGAATCAAGAATGCCTCGGATTCAGGCACCCACATCATGAACGAGGGCCAGCCATAATTAACCACCCAGGTTCCGATGCCAAGGGCAATCTGCAGCCCCACTAAGCCTATCAAAATGCTGCTGGGCCGCGAGAGCGTCAAATCGCCGCACCGCCGCAGCTTTCCCCAAGTGAAAGCTGTAATCGCCCACAACAAGAACGCCATCATGATGTGAGTCGACACGATTCCAGCGAAATGGCCGGGCGATGCGGCGGGCTGAACGTGCCGCAACATCGCTCCGAGCATCAATTGTGTGTAGCTAAGCCCCACCAGCGATCCCGCCAAAATCGCTGGAAACTTGCCCAAGCGTCGTTTCTCGACCACATCACCGTCTCGCCAATAGCGACTGGTCACGACAGCGACCGCGACACAGACAGCAAAAAACGCCGGCCCAAAGCAACCGTGGACCATCGCCAACGTGCGATCGCCCAATACGACACGCATTCCCCCCAAAAGTCCCTGAGCGATCACCATTACCAGCAGTGCGACGCAAAGCCATTGCACCCAGCGGCGAGACTCTATCCAAAACGCGGCAACCACAATTCCAATCGCAACCAAGCCGACCACCGCACCAAGCAATCGGTGGCCATGTTCGATGAACAGATCAAACGGTCCCGCAAGCCACGTTTGATAGGGATACAAGAACAGATTATCGCCGTAGGTTTCCGGCCAATCGGGAACCGCCATCCCGGCATCGTAAGTCGTCACCAATCCTCCCACCCAAATCAATGGCCAAACCAAACACACAGCCAACACAACGAGCCGATGCAATGCTCGGGAAGCAGGACGTGAATCAGATGAGAGGGAATCCTTAGACATAGATTTCGCGTTCGCTTATTTCCTATCGCTTGTTTTTCGGTCGTGAACTTTCTCAGCCGTAATGCCACCCAGCACACAACCGGTAATTCCGAACACGGCTGCCGGAACCAGCCCAGCATATCCAAGCAAGTACATTGCCGCCCAACCGCTAAGCAAACCACTGATGGCACCGATTTGCCGATAGCGTTCTCGAGTCATAAAACCTAAATCACTCATTCAGCAGCACCCGAAAGGGATTGTACGTACCGAACGAGGTCCGCAATTTGACTTGCAGTGAGTCCAGTTCCATTTTCAGTCTCGGCAACGGCAACGCTAGGCATGGGAGTCCCAGCGATACCTTGCGTGATTCGGCGATACAGCGTTTCAGCATCACCGCCGCCCCGAAAGACACCCAACGTCAATCGACGCGGCTTCGCAAGTCGTGGCGTCGGCGCGCCCGCTTTCTTGAACGGACGCATCGCATCCCGATCCGCCGGCGATAGACCAAGACGCGTCGAATACTCTTTCGCCCAATCGTCGTAGTCCAACGTCACCAAGTCCGCTGCCCCGCCCTGGCCATGACAACCCACACAATTAGCGATTTGGCCGTGAAAGAATGCTTCGCCTCGTTGAATTGACGAAGCCAGTTCATCACCACCTAGCGTTGGGATCGAGGGAACTTGAACCACTTGATCGCTTGCTTGCGACCATGAACGAGATACTGACTCAACGACTGAAGCAATCGTTGTACCACCATCAGTCGGCTGATGAAGCACGAGCTTTGCGTCATCGTCAATATCGCCGGCCCCGTAACCCAAGTCGTCCACCGCGGCCGCCATCAGCGATCGTTCGATTTCGCCACGAATGGATAGGTAGACAACGTAGTCCACCAGAGCGTTCAAGTCGTTCGGATCAATGAGCGCAAACGAAGGCATGCCGCTTCCCGCAACGC from Rubripirellula amarantea encodes:
- the cyoE gene encoding heme o synthase — protein: MATDLLMADELTTGHSSAEKMVLVGQGTLQEETTSSDFASTQSRVKMSAKAIAKDFVELTKPRIVTMILVTTVATALMGAGGFVPAMSLVWLLIGTGMVAGSAGAANQVWERVIDQEMTRTASRPLPSGRMSLTAAMTFTAAIGIIGTTILWQFFGMVPAMCGVVTWLTYVVVYTPMKTRTSWNTTVGAIAGALPVLIGYTACGGALSDASGWLLVGILVAWQYPHFMAIAWLYRRQYDEAGFQMSTTVEPTGLSAAIQAIVGSLVLIACGIALCFIRDSGFLAYLASMLVFASVYPMLKASVLFFRSRDDITGRKLLRSSLLVLPAVLLIVTLRVFW
- a CDS encoding COX15/CtaA family protein, with amino-acid sequence MSKDSLSSDSRPASRALHRLVVLAVCLVWPLIWVGGLVTTYDAGMAVPDWPETYGDNLFLYPYQTWLAGPFDLFIEHGHRLLGAVVGLVAIGIVVAAFWIESRRWVQWLCVALLVMVIAQGLLGGMRVVLGDRTLAMVHGCFGPAFFAVCVAVAVVTSRYWRDGDVVEKRRLGKFPAILAGSLVGLSYTQLMLGAMLRHVQPAASPGHFAGIVSTHIMMAFLLWAITAFTWGKLRRCGDLTLSRPSSILIGLVGLQIALGIGTWVVNYGWPSFMMWVPESEAFLIRAKGFVDSIIVTAHVATGSLILAVSTMLWVRLLRHRYRQSTLDHSSLSHSSQRPRDTADDVSELATT
- a CDS encoding cytochrome c, encoding MRSLVLLSFVAILVGCDAPVGSFATNHVWSLTLAKSRDAEMDQATEDVAVVVESLFGTPDEPKWPIEWMPDDLGMNVENLARAAGPVSSEKDGTHKGLFREHCVTCHALNGSGAGPASVFQNPYPRDFRPGVFKWKSTVRTAKPTRDDLLAVLHNGVAGSGMPSFALIDPNDLNALVDYVVYLSIRGEIERSLMAAAVDDLGYGAGDIDDDAKLVLHQPTDGGTTIASVVESVSRSWSQASDQVVQVPSIPTLGGDELASSIQRGEAFFHGQIANCVGCHGQGGAADLVTLDYDDWAKEYSTRLGLSPADRDAMRPFKKAGAPTPRLAKPRRLTLGVFRGGGDAETLYRRITQGIAGTPMPSVAVAETENGTGLTASQIADLVRYVQSLSGAAE